The following coding sequences are from one Maniola jurtina chromosome 14, ilManJurt1.1, whole genome shotgun sequence window:
- the LOC123871991 gene encoding rRNA methyltransferase 2, mitochondrial yields MFPSRTAVFKGLNFARMCFLVNCLKRFKSSQQWLSRQKADPYVEKAKIYNYRCRSAFKLLEMDDKANILHPGQTVIDLGASPGSWTQVAVQKTNSDGADAKQPIGTVLSIDKLQIFPIEGATIMSNMDFSTIEAHDKVVKALNGRQVDLVLSDMAPNATGVRELDKDRIIGLCYMAIRFAALVTRIDGNLLFKVWDGKEVPILEMDLEKFYKNIKIMKPKASRSDSSEKFILARGFRGIQRPLQNGRWG; encoded by the exons ATGTTCCCTTCGCGGACAGCCGTGTTTAAGGGTTTGAATTTTGCTAGAATGTGTTTTCTTGTTAATTGCCTAAAGAGGTTTAAGAGTTCTCAACAATGGTTGAGTCGTCAGAAAGCAGACCCATATGTGGAGAAGGCTAAGATATATAACTacag atgtCGAAGTGCTTTTAAACTCTTGGAAATGGATGACAAAGCCAACATACTCCATCCTGGTCAAACTGTTATTGATTTGGGAGCTTCTCCCGGGTCCTGGACTCAGGTGGCTGTGCAGAAGACAAACTCAGATGGTGCAGATGCTAAACAACCCATTGGAACAGTTTTATCTATTGATAAACTTCAAATTTTCCCTATTGAG GGAGCAACAATAATGAGCAACATGGATTTTTCAACCATAGAAGCACATGACAAAGTAGTGAAAGCTCTAAATGGTAGACAGGTAGATTTAGTGCTCTCAGACATGGCACCCAATGCAACAGGTGTTAGGGAGTTAGACAAGGACAGGATTATTGGTCTCTGTTACATGGCTATTAGATTTGCGGCTCTAGTCACAAGAATAGATGGTAACTTACTGTTTAAAGTATGGGACGGCAAAGAGGTGCCTATTTTAGAAATGGATTTAgagaaattttacaaaaacattaaGATTATGAAACCCAAGGCGAGTAGATCTGACTCATCTGAAAAATTTATACTTGCTAGAGGTTTTAGAGGAATACAGAGGCCTTTACAAAATGGTAGATGGGGATAG